In a single window of the Manis pentadactyla isolate mManPen7 chromosome 15 unlocalized genomic scaffold, mManPen7.hap1 SUPER_15_unloc_1, whole genome shotgun sequence genome:
- the LOC118932695 gene encoding LOW QUALITY PROTEIN: centrosomal protein of 63 kDa-like (The sequence of the model RefSeq protein was modified relative to this genomic sequence to represent the inferred CDS: inserted 3 bases in 2 codons), translating to MEALLEGTQDRGPTGNXLTSCEAALRELLRQTRVTVARRRAEWEGQARALEARPALRERELKTLCRGPGTDRGELGAPHRQVEGHEEVRHEMATQYKQELEKLHGELGRLKRSYEKLQKKRIRGLCVKNHRDDRSEIERLTGKIEEFRQKSLDWEKQRLSYQQQVSSLETQRKALAEQSEIIQAQLADREQKLESVELSSQSGIQRLSSRLERARDTVCAGGLEIERLTARVSDLLGTNMTVMQEQRQKEEKLRESEKLLEVLQEEKRKLKAALQPQENFHKARMQKKKLPAKLKVTDSQHTVETIRSLEKPQAERRYTAQGQEESDKALCHLDVTLNSEELLQAEVTRLEGSLESVSATCKQLGQELMKKYEELKKMEVRNNEYRAEIKKLKGQILQAEQSHGSVLERMKMEISQLTRELHKRDITIASAKSSSSDTKKRLKAEIQKAEEKAVEHKEVLDQMESLKLENHHLSETVMKLELGLHEGPWSVSPLGSIAARFLEEEELRSHHILERLDTHIEELKREXEKTVKQFTVLK from the exons ATGGAGGCCTTGCTGGAAGGGACTCAAGATCGGGGACCGACGGGGA CGCTGACGTCCTGCGAGGCAGCACTGCGGGAGCTCCTGAGACAGACGCGCGTGACGGTGGCTCGTAGGAGGGCTGAGTGGGAAGGGCAGGCGCGCGCTCTGGAGGCTCGCCCGGCCCTCCGGGAACGCGAACTCAAAACTCTCTGCCGTGGGCCGGGTACGGACCGCGGAGAGCTTGGAGCACCGCACCGGCAGGTGGAAGGGCACGAGGAGGTCCGGCACGAGATGGCCACGCAGTACAAGCAGGAGCTCGAGAAACTGCATGGAGAATTGGGCAGACTGAAGAGAAGCTATGAAAAGCTACAGAAAAAGCGCATAAGGGGCTTATGTGTCAAAAATCACAGGGACGATCGGTCTGAAATTGAGAGGTTAACTGGAAAAATAGAGGAATTTCGTCAGAAATCACTGGACTGGGAGAAGCAGCGCTTGAGTTATCAGCAACAGGTGTCttctctggagacacaaaggaAGGCTCTGGCTGAACAGTCAGAGATAATTCAGGCTCAGCTTGCCGATCGGGAACAGAAACTAGAGTCCGTGGAACTGTCAAGCCAGTCAGGAATTCAGCGTCTGAGCAGTCGGCTGGAGCGGGCCCGTGACACGGTCTGTGCCGGTGGGCTGGAGATAGAGCGCCTCACCGCGAGGGTCAGTGACTTGCTTGGAACTAATATGACTGTTATGCAAGAACAgcggcaaaaagaagaaaaattgagggAGTCTGAGAAACTTTTAGAGGTTttgcaggaagaaaaaagaaaattgaaggcAGCTCTTCAGCCACAAGAAAATTTCCACAAGGcaagaatgcaaaagaaaaagcTACCAGCAAAATTAAAGGTGACTGACTCTCAGCACACAGTAGAGACCATCAGGTCACTGGAGAAGCCTCAGGCAGAAAGGAGGTACACGGCTCAAGGGCAGGAGGAGTCAGACAAGGCGCTGTGCCACCTGGATGTGACCCTCAATAGCGAAGAACTTCTGCAAGCGGAGGTGACTCGTCTGGAAGGCAGCTTGGAGTCTGTGAGCGCGACATGTAAACAGCTGGGCCAGGAActaatgaaaaaatatgaagaacTGAAGAAAATGGAAGTACGTAACAATGAGTACAGGGCAGAGATTAAGAAGCTGAAAGGACAGATTTTACAGGCTGAGCAAAGTCACGGTTCTGTACTAGAAAGGATGAAGATGGAAATCTCCCAGCTAACTCGGGAGTTACACAAGCGAGATATCACGATCGCTTCTGCCAAAAGTTCTTCCTCTGACACCAAAAAGAGACTCAAAGCAGAGAtacaaaaggcagaagaaaaagcAGTAGAGCATAAGGAGGTTTTGGATCAGATGGAGTCACTCAAGCTAGAAAATCATCATCTTTCTGAAACAGTGATGAAACTGGAATTAGGTTTACATGAGG GTCCCTGGTCTGTATCTCCTCTTGGTTCAATcgctgcaagatttttggaagaggaGGAACTGAGGTCTCATCATATTCTAGAGCGCCTGGATACCCATATTGAGGAACTaaaaagaga tgaaaagacagtAAAACAGTTCAC
- the LOC118932700 gene encoding zinc finger protein 771-like: MEVTQRAEPREAWRQDAADDQEPLLGELTIVEDEGPRCYGLGRTGSRPVSQPGKAAEGSPHRCAVCGKSCGQRSDLLSHPRIPSGKGPLRCSECGERRSPSARPARPRKALGPQRPHGCGDCGRAFGSPGALQRHQRLHTGQRPFACAVCGKAFTQRPYLAQHLRVHSGVRPFVCERCGKAFSKCAHLARHRGTHACARARLGGAPDAEAAPAQPRRQHTG, encoded by the coding sequence ATGGAGGTCACTCAGCGCGCCGAGCCccgagaggcctggaggcaggacgCGGCCGACGACCAAGAGCCGCTCCTGGGGGAGCTGACCATCGTGGAGGACGAAGGCCCCCGATGTTACGGGCTCGGGAGAACGGGCAGCCGGCCTGTCAGTCAGCCCGGGAAAGCCGCAGAGGGGAGCCCGCATCGCTGCGCGGTCTGCGGGAAGAGCTGCGGGCAGCGCTCGGACCTGCTCAGCCACCCGAGGATCCCCTCCGGGAAGGGGCCGCTCCGGTGCAGCGAGTGCGGCGAGAGGCGCAGCCCAAGCGCGCGCCCGGCGCGCCCCAGGAAGGCCCTCGGGCCGCAGAGGCCGCACGGCTGCGGGGACTGCGGCAGGGCCTTCGGCTCGCCCGGCGCGCTGCAGCGGCACCAGCGCCTGCACACCGGCCAGCGGCCCTTCGCGTGCGCCGTGTGCGGCAAGGCCTTCACCCAGCGCCCCTACCTGGCGCAGCACCTGCGCGTGCACTCGGGCGTGCGGCCCTTCGTGTGCGAGCGCTGCGGCAAGGCCTTCAGCAAGTGCGCGCACCTGGCGCGCCACCGCGGGACGCACGCGTGTGCCCGGGCGCGGCTCGGTGGGGCGCCCGACGCGGAGGCGGCGCCGGCGCAGCCTCGGCGCCAGCACACCGGCTAA